From one Streptomyces sp. SCSIO 30461 genomic stretch:
- a CDS encoding [protein-PII] uridylyltransferase, translated as MTSPEVTTETEDSGPSGYAAARLRLLQEAAQSGPPRRTALARLTDDWLSALFAEAALSIGVRGAALVAVGGYGRGELSPRSDLDLLLLHDGSADAGAIASLADRIWYPVWDLGIALDHSVRTAGEARATAGDDLKVQLGLLDARGVAGDLGLVAALRTAVLADWRNQAAKRLPELDELCRERAARQGELQYLLEPDLKEARGGLRDATALRAVAASWLADAPREGLADARRVLLDTRDALHLATGRATDRLALQEQDQVAEELGLLDGDALLRQVYEAARTVSYASDVTWREVNRVLKARSARPRLKERARERSEFLRRVVAGDGRAFGGRRPEPERTPLAEGVVEMDGEAVLARTAKPERDPVLPLRAAAAAAQSGLPLSRHAVRHLAAAAAPLPVPWPATAREELVTLLGAGGSTVAVWEALEAEGLITRLLPDWERVRCRPQRNAVHTWTVDRHLVETAVRASALTRRVGRPDLLLVAALLHDIGKGWPGDHSVVGETIARDMAARIGFDKHDVGVIAALVRHHLLLVETATRRDLDDPATLRAVADAVGSPGTLELLHALTEADALATGPAAWSTWRGSLVADLVKRVGGVLAGEAPEEPEPAAPSAEQERLAVEALRTGGPVLALRAQAEAAQHEGEPEPVGVELLIAVPDQPGVLPAVAGVLALHRLTVRAADLRAIELPSEVGPGSVLVLDWRVAAAYGSLPQAARLRADLVRALDGSLNILSRLAEREAAYPRRRGATAPPPRVTLAAAASRFATVIEVRAQDMPGLLHRIGHALESAEVRVRSAHVSTLGANAVDAFYVTGPEGAPLPAAEAADVARRLEAALRA; from the coding sequence GTGACGAGCCCCGAAGTGACCACGGAAACGGAAGACTCGGGACCCAGCGGCTACGCGGCGGCCCGGCTGCGCCTCCTCCAGGAGGCGGCGCAGTCCGGGCCGCCGCGCCGTACGGCCCTGGCCCGGCTGACCGACGACTGGCTCTCCGCGCTGTTCGCCGAGGCGGCGCTGAGTATCGGCGTACGCGGCGCCGCGCTGGTCGCCGTCGGCGGCTACGGGCGCGGCGAGCTGTCCCCGCGCAGCGACCTCGACTTGCTGCTGCTGCACGACGGCAGCGCCGACGCCGGGGCGATCGCCTCCCTCGCCGACCGGATCTGGTATCCGGTCTGGGACCTCGGAATCGCACTCGACCACTCCGTGCGCACCGCAGGCGAGGCCCGCGCGACAGCGGGCGACGACCTCAAGGTGCAGCTCGGACTGCTCGACGCCCGGGGCGTCGCGGGAGACCTCGGTCTGGTCGCGGCGCTGCGCACCGCCGTGCTCGCCGACTGGCGCAACCAGGCTGCGAAGCGGCTGCCCGAGCTCGACGAGCTCTGCCGCGAGCGGGCCGCCCGCCAAGGCGAGCTCCAGTACCTGCTGGAACCGGACCTCAAGGAGGCCCGCGGTGGGCTGCGGGACGCCACCGCCCTGCGCGCCGTCGCGGCCTCCTGGCTCGCCGACGCGCCCCGTGAGGGGCTCGCCGACGCGCGCCGGGTCCTCCTCGACACCAGGGACGCCCTCCACCTCGCCACCGGGCGTGCCACCGACAGGCTCGCCCTCCAGGAGCAGGACCAGGTCGCGGAAGAGCTCGGGCTGCTGGACGGCGACGCCCTGCTGCGGCAGGTGTACGAGGCCGCGCGGACCGTCTCGTACGCCTCGGACGTCACCTGGCGCGAGGTGAACCGGGTCCTCAAGGCCCGCTCCGCGCGACCCCGTCTGAAGGAGAGGGCAAGGGAGCGCAGCGAGTTCCTCAGAAGGGTGGTGGCGGGCGACGGGCGGGCGTTCGGCGGGCGGCGGCCCGAGCCCGAGCGCACCCCGCTCGCCGAAGGCGTGGTCGAGATGGACGGCGAGGCCGTGCTCGCCCGTACCGCCAAGCCCGAGCGCGATCCCGTGCTGCCCCTGCGGGCCGCCGCAGCGGCGGCCCAGTCAGGGCTGCCGTTGTCCCGGCACGCCGTACGCCACCTCGCAGCGGCCGCCGCGCCGCTGCCGGTGCCCTGGCCCGCCACCGCACGCGAGGAACTCGTCACGCTGCTCGGCGCCGGCGGGTCCACCGTCGCCGTGTGGGAGGCCCTGGAGGCGGAAGGGCTGATCACCCGGCTGCTGCCGGACTGGGAGCGGGTCCGCTGCCGCCCCCAGCGCAACGCCGTGCACACCTGGACCGTCGACCGCCATCTGGTCGAGACCGCGGTACGGGCCTCGGCCCTCACCCGCCGGGTCGGCCGCCCCGACCTGCTGCTGGTCGCCGCGCTGCTGCACGACATCGGCAAAGGCTGGCCCGGCGACCACTCGGTGGTCGGCGAGACCATCGCCCGCGACATGGCGGCGCGGATCGGCTTCGACAAGCACGACGTGGGCGTGATCGCCGCACTCGTACGCCACCATCTGCTGCTGGTGGAGACCGCCACCCGGCGGGACCTGGACGACCCCGCGACCCTGCGGGCGGTCGCGGACGCCGTCGGCTCCCCCGGCACGCTGGAGCTGCTGCACGCACTCACCGAGGCGGACGCCCTTGCCACGGGTCCCGCGGCCTGGTCCACCTGGCGCGGCTCACTCGTCGCCGACCTGGTGAAGCGGGTCGGCGGGGTGCTCGCCGGCGAGGCTCCCGAGGAGCCGGAGCCCGCCGCGCCCTCGGCCGAGCAGGAGCGGCTTGCCGTGGAGGCACTGCGCACGGGTGGTCCCGTACTGGCTCTGCGCGCCCAGGCCGAGGCGGCCCAGCACGAGGGTGAGCCGGAACCGGTCGGGGTCGAACTGCTGATCGCCGTCCCCGACCAGCCTGGTGTGCTGCCCGCCGTCGCGGGCGTGCTCGCCCTGCACCGGCTCACCGTGCGCGCCGCCGACCTCAGGGCGATCGAACTGCCGAGCGAAGTCGGTCCTGGTTCCGTCCTCGTGCTCGACTGGAGGGTCGCCGCCGCCTACGGCTCCCTGCCGCAGGCGGCCCGGCTGCGCGCCGACCTCGTACGCGCTCTGGACGGCTCGCTGAACATCCTCTCCAGGCTGGCCGAGCGCGAGGCTGCGTACCCGCGCAGGCGCGGCGCAACCGCGCCTCCGCCCCGGGTCACCTTGGCCGCGGCGGCCTCGCGCTTCGCCACCGTGATCGAAGTTCGAGCCCAGGACATGCCGGGTCTGCTGCACCGCATCGGCCACGCCCTGGAGTCGGCGGAGGTCCGGGTGCGCAGCGCGCATGTGTCGACACTGGGCGCGAACGCGGTGGACGCCTTCTACGTCACCGGGCCCGAGGGCGCCCCGCTGCCGGCGGCCGAGGCCGCGGATGTGGCGAGGAGGCTGGAGGCGGCGTTGCGCGCCTGA
- a CDS encoding sugar porter family MFS transporter: MTSTSQAQSPEGRKARPEHLGHVIFIAAAAAMGGFLFGYDSSVINGAVVAIRGRFDVGSEVLAQVIAAALIGCAIGAATAGRIADRVGRIRVMQIAAALFTISAIGSALPFALWDLAMWRVLGGVAIGMASVIGPAYIAEVSPPAYRGRLTSFQQAAIVIGIAISQLVNWAILSYAGGEQRGEIAGLEAWQWMLGVMVVPSVLYGMLSLVIPESPRFLISVGRKEKARQVLRDVEGKEVDLDIRVAEIERNMRHERKPTFKDLLGGRFGFLPIVWIGIGLSVFSQLVGINVIFYYSSSLWQSVGINPESSFLYSFETSIVNIIGTVIAMIFVDRIGRKPLALIGSAGMAISLGCAAWAFSYKTGTGVDVSLPSFHGTVALIAANFFVLFFALSWGVVVWVLLGEMFPGRIRAAALGVAASAQWIANWLITVTFPTLSDWDLAGAYVIYTFFALLSIPFILKWVPETKGKALEEMG; this comes from the coding sequence GTGACCAGCACATCGCAGGCGCAGTCGCCCGAAGGCCGTAAGGCCCGGCCTGAGCATCTCGGCCATGTCATCTTCATCGCGGCAGCGGCCGCGATGGGCGGCTTCCTCTTCGGCTACGACAGCTCGGTGATCAACGGCGCGGTCGTCGCCATCCGGGGTCGCTTCGATGTCGGCTCCGAGGTTCTCGCCCAGGTCATCGCCGCCGCGCTGATCGGCTGTGCCATCGGCGCCGCGACCGCAGGCCGGATCGCCGACCGGGTCGGCCGTATCCGGGTGATGCAGATCGCCGCGGCCCTGTTCACCATCAGCGCGATCGGCTCCGCCCTCCCGTTCGCTCTCTGGGACCTCGCGATGTGGCGGGTGCTCGGCGGTGTCGCCATCGGCATGGCGTCGGTCATCGGTCCCGCGTACATCGCCGAAGTCTCCCCGCCCGCCTACCGAGGCCGGCTCACCTCGTTCCAGCAGGCCGCCATCGTCATCGGTATCGCCATCTCACAGCTCGTCAACTGGGCCATCCTGAGCTACGCCGGCGGCGAGCAGCGAGGCGAGATCGCCGGACTGGAAGCCTGGCAGTGGATGCTCGGCGTGATGGTGGTCCCGTCGGTGCTCTACGGGATGCTGTCGCTGGTCATCCCCGAGTCGCCGCGCTTCCTGATCTCGGTCGGCCGCAAGGAGAAGGCCCGCCAAGTGCTCCGCGACGTCGAGGGCAAGGAAGTGGACCTGGACATCCGGGTCGCCGAGATCGAGCGGAACATGCGGCACGAGCGCAAGCCGACGTTCAAGGACCTGCTCGGCGGGCGCTTCGGCTTCCTGCCGATCGTCTGGATCGGTATCGGCCTGTCCGTCTTCTCGCAGCTCGTCGGCATCAACGTGATCTTCTACTACAGCTCGTCGCTGTGGCAGTCGGTGGGCATCAACCCGGAGAGCTCGTTCCTCTACTCCTTCGAGACCTCCATCGTGAACATCATCGGCACCGTGATCGCGATGATCTTCGTCGACCGGATCGGCCGCAAGCCGCTCGCTCTGATCGGGTCCGCCGGAATGGCGATCTCGCTCGGCTGCGCCGCCTGGGCCTTCTCGTACAAGACCGGGACCGGTGTCGATGTCTCGCTTCCGAGCTTCCACGGCACGGTCGCGCTGATCGCCGCCAACTTCTTCGTGCTCTTCTTCGCCCTGTCCTGGGGCGTGGTGGTGTGGGTGCTGCTGGGGGAGATGTTCCCCGGCCGGATCCGCGCCGCGGCGCTGGGTGTCGCCGCTTCGGCCCAGTGGATCGCCAACTGGCTGATCACCGTGACGTTCCCGACGCTCTCGGACTGGGACCTCGCCGGCGCCTACGTGATCTACACGTTCTTCGCTCTGCTCTCGATCCCGTTCATCCTCAAATGGGTGCCGGAGACGAAGGGCAAGGCGTTGGAGGAGATGGGCTAA
- a CDS encoding bifunctional DNA primase/polymerase: MGFTIGGSRVVREIRPWGPPGRRPGGARRRGRTATTECTAVAEFTGLWGWDVVPGARASEGRCSCGEASCAAPGAHPLEFAPEVPAGATLDDATRAWAEVPGATVLLPVGRTFDVLDVALTAGQHALARLERMGLPLGPVCATPTGRAQFFVAPGAAPELPGLLYRMGWDDAALDLRCLSVGSFVTAPPSDHGGRGPVRWLRPPSLDTTATPPQVRLLLGTLAYVCHRSAPV; encoded by the coding sequence ATGGGCTTCACGATCGGCGGCAGCCGGGTGGTCAGGGAGATCCGGCCTTGGGGTCCCCCCGGCCGAAGGCCAGGGGGCGCGCGACGCCGCGGGCGCACGGCCACGACCGAGTGCACGGCAGTGGCCGAGTTCACGGGCCTGTGGGGCTGGGACGTCGTCCCGGGTGCACGGGCGTCGGAGGGGCGCTGCTCCTGCGGTGAGGCGTCGTGCGCGGCCCCGGGGGCGCACCCTCTCGAGTTCGCCCCTGAGGTCCCCGCGGGCGCGACCCTGGACGACGCCACCAGGGCGTGGGCCGAGGTGCCCGGAGCGACGGTGCTACTGCCGGTGGGGCGGACCTTCGACGTGCTGGACGTCGCGCTCACCGCGGGACAGCACGCGCTGGCGCGCCTTGAGCGGATGGGCCTCCCACTCGGGCCTGTGTGCGCGACGCCGACCGGTCGTGCCCAGTTCTTCGTGGCCCCGGGCGCGGCGCCCGAGCTGCCCGGTCTGCTCTACCGAATGGGCTGGGATGACGCCGCCCTCGATCTGCGCTGCCTGAGCGTCGGCAGCTTCGTCACCGCCCCGCCATCGGACCACGGCGGCCGCGGACCGGTGCGCTGGCTCCGCCCGCCGTCGCTGGACACCACGGCGACCCCGCCCCAGGTACGGCTCCTGCTGGGCACGCTGGCGTATGTCTGCCACCGCTCCGCCCCGGTGTAG
- the ftsY gene encoding signal recognition particle-docking protein FtsY: MEIVILAVVIALVAVGLISGLVVSSRRKRQLPPSAPSQTPTITAPPAEPHVGEEAETPREEPRRTVEEVVLPDAQAPAAEAPVEEAEPEAPAVLEVEVPEPTAGRLVRLRARLARSQNALGKGLLTLLSREHLDEETWEEIEDTLLRADVGVAPTQELVEHLRERVKVLGTRTPDELRTLLREELLRLVGTDADRSVKTESGLETPGIVMVVGVNGTGKTTTTGKLARVLVADGRSVVLGAADTFRAAAADQLQTWGERVGARTVRGPEGGDPASIAYDAVKEGIAEGADVVLIDTAGRLHTKAGLMDELGKVKRVVEKHAPLDEVLLVLDATTGQNGLVQARVFAEVVDITGIVLTKLDGTAKGGIVVAVQRDLGVPVKLIGLGEGPDDLAPFEPEAFVDALIGD; this comes from the coding sequence ATGGAAATCGTCATCCTTGCTGTAGTCATCGCTCTGGTCGCGGTCGGCCTGATCAGCGGGCTCGTGGTCAGCAGCCGCCGGAAGAGGCAGCTGCCGCCATCGGCGCCCTCGCAAACGCCGACCATCACCGCTCCGCCAGCCGAGCCGCACGTCGGCGAGGAGGCGGAGACGCCGCGGGAGGAACCCCGCCGTACCGTCGAGGAGGTCGTACTCCCCGACGCCCAGGCCCCCGCGGCCGAAGCCCCGGTCGAAGAGGCGGAGCCGGAAGCGCCGGCCGTCCTGGAAGTCGAGGTCCCCGAGCCGACCGCGGGACGGCTCGTGCGGCTGCGGGCCAGGCTGGCCCGCTCGCAGAACGCGCTCGGCAAGGGTCTGCTGACCCTGTTGTCGCGCGAGCACCTCGACGAGGAGACCTGGGAGGAGATCGAGGACACCCTCCTGCGGGCGGATGTCGGTGTCGCTCCCACGCAGGAACTCGTCGAGCACCTGCGCGAGCGGGTGAAGGTCCTCGGCACACGTACCCCGGACGAGCTGCGGACGCTGCTCCGTGAGGAACTGCTGCGCCTGGTGGGCACGGACGCCGACCGCTCGGTGAAGACGGAGAGCGGTCTCGAGACTCCTGGCATCGTGATGGTCGTCGGCGTCAACGGCACCGGCAAGACCACCACGACGGGCAAGCTCGCCCGCGTCCTGGTGGCCGACGGCCGGTCCGTCGTGCTCGGCGCCGCCGACACCTTCCGTGCCGCCGCGGCCGACCAGCTCCAGACCTGGGGTGAGCGGGTCGGTGCCCGCACGGTACGCGGGCCGGAGGGTGGCGACCCGGCGTCCATCGCCTACGACGCCGTCAAGGAGGGCATCGCCGAGGGCGCGGACGTCGTGCTGATCGACACGGCGGGCCGCCTGCACACCAAGGCCGGCCTCATGGACGAGCTCGGCAAGGTCAAGCGAGTGGTGGAGAAGCACGCCCCGCTGGACGAGGTGCTGCTCGTGCTCGACGCGACCACCGGGCAGAACGGGCTGGTGCAGGCGCGGGTCTTCGCCGAGGTGGTCGACATCACCGGCATCGTGCTCACCAAACTGGACGGTACGGCCAAGGGCGGCATCGTCGTCGCGGTCCAGCGGGACCTGGGCGTGCCGGTCAAGCTGATCGGACTGGGTGAAGGTCCCGACGACCTGGCCCCGTTCGAGCCGGAGGCGTTCGTCGACGCGCTGATCGGCGACTGA
- a CDS encoding LLM class flavin-dependent oxidoreductase, whose product MAFTVIRFNLVAPSATPESLSDRYRAALEMATYADDRGVDTIQTEEHHGAADNWLPSPLTFAGAVLGATRRIAVTVSAVIGPLHDPLRLAEDIAVLDLLSRGRLVTVAGIGYRPEEYAAHGVDWQRRGALQDELLDTLLAAWSGEEFDHRGRTVRVTPRPYTQPHPMLLVGGSSRPAARRAARLGLPFFPSAHLPELEAYYHRMREEYGTDGFCMMPATRTPLLHVSDDPDRTWACHGEHFLHEARIYASWQSRDIHSAVRSAAATVDELRAEGVYRVMTPDECLAMGGDSLVLHPLCGGMPVDEGWRSVHLFCEQVLPRLKG is encoded by the coding sequence ATGGCCTTCACCGTCATACGGTTCAACCTCGTCGCCCCTTCGGCGACCCCCGAGTCACTCTCCGACCGCTACCGCGCGGCGCTGGAGATGGCGACGTACGCCGACGACCGGGGCGTGGACACCATCCAGACCGAGGAGCACCATGGGGCGGCCGACAACTGGCTGCCCTCCCCCCTCACCTTCGCCGGCGCAGTGCTCGGCGCCACACGGCGGATCGCGGTCACCGTGTCGGCCGTCATCGGCCCGCTGCACGACCCGCTGCGCCTCGCCGAGGACATCGCCGTGCTCGACCTGCTCAGCCGGGGGCGGCTGGTCACGGTCGCCGGTATCGGCTACCGACCCGAGGAGTACGCGGCCCACGGCGTCGACTGGCAGCGCCGGGGCGCCCTCCAGGACGAGCTCCTGGACACCCTGCTGGCGGCGTGGTCAGGGGAGGAGTTCGACCACCGGGGGCGTACCGTGCGGGTCACCCCACGGCCGTACACACAGCCGCATCCGATGCTGCTGGTGGGCGGCTCGTCCCGGCCCGCGGCCCGGCGCGCCGCGCGACTCGGGCTGCCGTTCTTCCCGAGCGCGCACCTGCCCGAACTGGAGGCGTACTACCACCGGATGCGCGAGGAGTACGGCACGGACGGGTTCTGCATGATGCCCGCGACGCGGACGCCGCTGCTGCATGTCTCCGACGACCCGGACCGGACCTGGGCATGCCACGGCGAGCACTTTCTGCACGAGGCGAGGATCTATGCCTCCTGGCAGTCCCGGGACATCCACTCCGCGGTGCGTTCGGCGGCGGCGACGGTCGACGAACTGAGAGCGGAGGGTGTGTACCGGGTGATGACGCCCGACGAGTGCCTGGCCATGGGCGGCGACAGCCTGGTACTTCACCCGCTGTGCGGCGGGATGCCGGTGGACGAGGGCTGGCGCAGCGTCCATCTGTTCTGTGAACAGGTGCTGCCCCGGCTCAAGGGCTGA
- a CDS encoding P-II family nitrogen regulator, with product MKLITAVVKPHRLDEIKEALQAFGVQGLTVTEASGYGRQRGHTEVYRGAEYTVDLVPKIRIEVLAEDDDAEQLIDVVVKAARTGKIGDGKVWSVPVETAVRVRTGERGPDAL from the coding sequence ATGAAGCTCATCACCGCAGTCGTGAAGCCGCACCGGCTGGACGAGATCAAGGAGGCCCTCCAGGCCTTCGGAGTCCAGGGGCTCACCGTCACCGAGGCCAGCGGCTACGGACGGCAGCGCGGCCACACCGAGGTCTACCGTGGTGCCGAGTACACCGTGGACCTCGTGCCCAAGATTCGTATCGAGGTGCTGGCCGAGGACGACGACGCCGAGCAGCTGATCGACGTGGTGGTCAAGGCGGCCAGGACGGGCAAGATCGGGGACGGCAAGGTGTGGAGTGTCCCGGTCGAGACGGCGGTCCGCGTCCGGACCGGCGAACGCGGACCGGACGCGCTCTGA
- the ffh gene encoding signal recognition particle protein, giving the protein MFDTLSDRLAATFKNLRGKGRLSEADIDATAREIRIALLEADVALPVVRSFIKDIKERALGSEVSQALNPAQQVIKIVNEELIGILGGETRRLRFAKQPPTVIMLAGLQGAGKTTLAGKLGLWLKSQGHSPLLVACDLQRPNAVNQLSVVAERAGVAVFAPQPGNGVGDPVQVAKESIEYAKSKVHDIVVVDTAGRLGIDQEMMRQAADIRDAVSPDEVLFVVDAMIGQDAVNTAEAFRDGVGFDGVVLSKLDGDARGGAALSIAHVTGKQIMFASNGEKLDDFDAFHPDRMASRILGMGDVLSLIEKAEQTFSQEEAAKMASKLASSKGKDFTLDDFLAQMEQVRKMGSISKLLGMLPGMGQIKDQINNIDERDVDRTAAIIKSMTPGERQDPTIINGSRRARIAKGSGVDVSAVKGLVERFFEARKMMSRMAQGGGMPGMPGIPGMGGGPGRQKKQQKQAKGKRKSGNPMKRKAEEEAAAARREQAAQGGAFGLPAGGAGKDFELPDEFKKFMG; this is encoded by the coding sequence GTGTTCGATACTCTCTCCGACCGCCTTGCCGCGACATTCAAGAACCTCCGGGGCAAGGGGCGGTTGTCCGAGGCGGACATCGACGCCACAGCACGCGAGATCCGTATCGCGCTGCTCGAAGCCGATGTCGCACTGCCCGTCGTCCGCTCCTTCATCAAGGACATCAAGGAGCGCGCGCTGGGTTCCGAGGTGTCTCAGGCACTGAACCCGGCCCAACAGGTCATCAAGATCGTCAACGAGGAGCTCATCGGCATCCTCGGCGGTGAGACCCGGCGCCTGAGGTTCGCCAAGCAGCCGCCCACCGTGATCATGCTCGCGGGCCTCCAGGGTGCCGGTAAGACCACCCTCGCCGGAAAGCTCGGCCTCTGGCTCAAGAGCCAGGGCCACTCGCCGCTGCTCGTTGCCTGCGACCTCCAGCGCCCCAACGCCGTCAACCAGCTCTCGGTGGTCGCGGAGCGAGCCGGGGTCGCGGTGTTCGCACCGCAGCCGGGCAACGGTGTGGGCGACCCGGTCCAGGTCGCCAAGGAGTCGATCGAGTACGCGAAGTCGAAGGTCCACGACATCGTGGTCGTCGACACCGCCGGCCGCCTGGGCATCGACCAGGAGATGATGCGGCAGGCCGCAGACATCCGGGACGCGGTCAGCCCCGACGAGGTCCTGTTCGTCGTCGACGCCATGATCGGTCAGGACGCGGTCAACACCGCGGAGGCGTTCCGCGACGGTGTCGGCTTCGACGGCGTGGTGCTCTCCAAGCTGGACGGCGACGCACGCGGTGGTGCCGCGCTCTCGATCGCCCATGTCACCGGCAAGCAGATCATGTTCGCCTCCAACGGCGAGAAGCTGGACGACTTCGACGCGTTCCACCCGGACCGTATGGCGTCCCGCATCCTCGGCATGGGCGATGTGCTCTCGCTCATCGAGAAGGCCGAGCAGACCTTCAGCCAGGAAGAGGCCGCCAAGATGGCCTCCAAGCTGGCGAGCAGCAAGGGCAAGGACTTCACGCTCGACGACTTCCTGGCCCAGATGGAGCAGGTCAGGAAGATGGGCTCCATCTCCAAACTGCTCGGGATGCTGCCCGGAATGGGGCAGATCAAGGACCAGATCAACAACATCGACGAGCGGGACGTGGACCGCACGGCCGCGATCATCAAGTCGATGACCCCCGGTGAGCGCCAGGACCCGACGATCATCAACGGCTCGCGCCGTGCCCGTATCGCCAAGGGTTCGGGCGTCGACGTCAGCGCGGTCAAGGGCCTGGTCGAGCGGTTCTTCGAGGCCCGCAAGATGATGTCGCGGATGGCACAGGGCGGCGGGATGCCCGGAATGCCGGGTATCCCCGGTATGGGTGGTGGCCCCGGCCGCCAGAAGAAGCAGCAGAAGCAGGCCAAGGGCAAGCGCAAGAGCGGCAACCCGATGAAGCGCAAGGCCGAGGAGGAGGCCGCAGCGGCGCGTCGTGAGCAGGCCGCTCAGGGCGGTGCGTTCGGCCTTCCGGCCGGCGGCGCGGGCAAGGACTTCGAGCTGCCGGACGAGTTCAAGAAGTTCATGGGTTGA
- a CDS encoding ammonium transporter, translating to MPPGITLAADAPELSAANTGFMLICSAMVMLMTPGLAFFYGGMVRVKSTLNMLMMSFISLGIVTILWVLYGFSLAFGTDSGSLIGWSSDYVGLSGIGLNELWDGYTIPVYVFAVFQLMFAIITPALISGALADRVKFSAWALFIVLWATVVYFPVAHWVWGAGGWLFEMGVIDFAGGTAVHINAGAAALGVIFVIGKRVGFKKDPMRPHSLPLVMLGAGLLWFGWFGFNAGSWLGNDDGVGAVMFVNTQVATAAAMLAWLGYEKIRHGSFTTLGAASGAVAGLVAITPSGGSCSPLGAIGIGAVAGLLCAMAVGLKYKFGYDDSLDVVGVHLVGGVIGSLLVGFFATGGVQSDAKGLFYGGGFEQLGKQAIGVFSVLAYSLIVSAILAFVLDKTIGMRVTEDDEVSGIDQVEHAETAYDFSGAGGGAAPRRSAAPATADTVAAAAQTKQTKKVDA from the coding sequence ATGCCCCCAGGCATCACGCTTGCCGCAGACGCCCCCGAGCTGTCTGCCGCCAACACCGGCTTCATGCTCATCTGCTCCGCGATGGTGATGCTCATGACGCCGGGCCTGGCCTTCTTCTACGGAGGCATGGTCCGGGTCAAGAGCACCCTCAACATGCTGATGATGAGCTTCATCAGTCTCGGGATCGTCACGATCCTGTGGGTGCTGTACGGCTTCAGCCTGGCCTTCGGCACCGACTCAGGCTCCCTGATCGGCTGGTCGTCCGACTACGTCGGACTGAGCGGCATCGGTCTCAACGAGCTGTGGGACGGCTACACCATCCCGGTGTACGTCTTCGCCGTCTTCCAGCTGATGTTCGCGATCATCACACCGGCCCTGATCAGCGGTGCGCTCGCGGACCGGGTGAAGTTCAGCGCCTGGGCCCTGTTCATCGTGCTGTGGGCCACCGTCGTCTACTTCCCGGTCGCGCACTGGGTCTGGGGCGCGGGCGGCTGGCTGTTCGAGATGGGTGTGATCGACTTCGCCGGCGGCACGGCCGTCCACATCAACGCGGGCGCCGCGGCGCTCGGTGTGATCTTCGTGATCGGCAAGCGGGTCGGCTTCAAGAAGGACCCGATGCGCCCGCACAGCCTTCCGCTGGTGATGCTCGGCGCAGGGCTGCTGTGGTTCGGCTGGTTCGGCTTCAACGCGGGCTCCTGGCTCGGCAACGACGACGGCGTCGGCGCGGTGATGTTCGTCAACACCCAGGTCGCCACCGCCGCCGCGATGCTCGCCTGGCTCGGCTACGAGAAGATCCGCCACGGCTCCTTCACCACGCTCGGCGCCGCCTCCGGCGCTGTCGCGGGCCTGGTCGCCATCACCCCGTCCGGTGGCTCCTGCTCCCCGCTCGGCGCGATCGGCATCGGCGCCGTCGCAGGTCTGCTGTGCGCGATGGCCGTCGGCCTCAAGTACAAGTTCGGCTACGACGACTCGCTCGACGTGGTCGGCGTGCACCTGGTCGGCGGTGTCATCGGCTCCCTCCTGGTCGGCTTCTTCGCCACCGGCGGTGTCCAGTCCGACGCCAAGGGCCTCTTCTACGGTGGCGGCTTCGAGCAGCTCGGCAAGCAGGCCATCGGTGTCTTCTCGGTCCTGGCCTACTCTCTGATCGTCTCCGCGATCCTCGCCTTCGTCCTCGACAAGACGATCGGCATGCGGGTCACCGAGGACGACGAGGTCTCCGGCATCGACCAGGTCGAGCACGCCGAGACCGCGTACGACTTCAGCGGAGCGGGCGGTGGAGCCGCGCCACGCAGGAGCGCCGCCCCCGCGACCGCCGACACCGTGGCAGCCGCAGCGCAGACGAAGCAGACCAAGAAGGTGGACGCATGA